Proteins encoded in a region of the Streptomyces violaceoruber genome:
- the rbfA gene encoding 30S ribosome-binding factor RbfA, with translation MADNARAKRLADLIREVVAQKLQRGIKDPRLGSHVTITDTRVTGDLREATVFYTVYGDDEERKAATAGLESAKGILRSEVGKAAGVKFTPTLAFVMDALPDTARNIEDLLDKARQSDEKVREASAGATYAGEADPYRKPDEDETDTEGAVEADETDDTAK, from the coding sequence GTGGCCGACAACGCGCGGGCGAAAAGGCTGGCGGACCTCATCCGAGAGGTGGTGGCCCAGAAGCTGCAGCGCGGGATCAAGGACCCGCGGCTCGGCTCGCACGTCACCATCACGGACACGCGGGTCACCGGTGACCTGCGGGAGGCGACCGTCTTCTACACGGTCTACGGGGACGACGAGGAGCGGAAGGCCGCCACGGCGGGCCTGGAGAGCGCCAAGGGCATCCTGCGCTCCGAGGTGGGCAAGGCGGCCGGCGTGAAGTTCACGCCGACCCTGGCCTTCGTCATGGACGCCCTGCCGGACACCGCCCGCAACATCGAGGACCTCCTCGACAAGGCGCGGCAGTCCGACGAGAAGGTGCGCGAGGCGTCCGCGGGCGCCACGTACGCGGGCGAGGCGGACCCGTACCGCAAGCCGGACGAGGACGAGACCGACACCGAAGGCGCAGTCGAGGCCGACGAGACGGACGACACCGCTAAATGA